The Labrus mixtus chromosome 14, fLabMix1.1, whole genome shotgun sequence nucleotide sequence ATCACTCAACAACATCTTAAATTGAATTTTAACAGTGGTTCACGCTGTTACCTTTATTCTACCGCCATTACCCTTCAAATGAAAGCattacaacagaaacaacaagtCATTTAACATACACAAGATCAactagaaaaaggaaaaacatcacTTTCCCTCTGGTCCCAGCAAATTCAGGGATCCGAGACCATGAAAGAGGACACAAAAATCACAATTAAAAAGGAATAATtcaaatcaatatcaaataAGCAAAAACAGAGGGGGGGAAGgcatcatttgaaaaaaaaaagaagaaagtctAACAGTGGCGGCAGCAACGGGGTCAATGCAACAAAAGGAAGACATTTacattgaataaaaaatatgataTTTATGGCAAGAAGTAAGGGGACAACAGAAGGCAGCAGACCATGATAAACAGCCTAATGAGAATGCAGAGCAGCTTGAATTGTGCACTACACATTTTAGGAAcaatgatatgaaaaaaaacatttgatcctACCCTCGGCTACACAGACCAAAGACAATATGAAATGACTACACACCTTTAGACAAGCACAGTGATGTATCATTATCATAtcttatcataccaagtcactttaatcacttgtcactttatcttgtcattctctgcaaatactgtctcaattcacaattccccccagttaactccctcattcattttgtactgtatataccccctgtttttatttttatttttatttcttatctattctgtttaatgtgtatttttgagctttcttgtctgtgctgctgtaacgcccgaatttccccctggggatcaataaagtattatcctatcctaaaaGTAGTttggaaagaggaaacagtgtgaAAGGGAGAAAGTGGATAGTAGCTGTCTGAAGGATAACTGGATTGGACTTGTGTAATTATAGAATAAGGGGAAAATTAAACATATAATAGGCTGTAATGAAGATTAATGGCCTTAAAATTccaaaataataagaataagcATACAATCGTTTAGATATTTAAAACAGCCCTTTACTGTCTTTGTCAAGATAAGAGAGATGTAGTTATCTAACATGGTCATAaacaagaggttttttttttgtgtgtatttgaaggGGTTCAGCCATTGCCTCCAGCCTCTCTCAGATCACCATCTGCCTGCTGTTGTTTGTCTACATCAGATGGAAGAAACTCCATCAGCTGACATGGGGAGGTGAGTTTAACAAAGATGTGAAAATCAGAGGTGACAAATGAGCAACATTTATAAAACTGATACGTGTAAAGGTTTCCTTTTAGTGTCATGCAATGAGTAAAACCATGACACAATCCTCTGTGTGAAACATTGTGCAGGCTGGTCCACTGACTGTCTGCAGGAGTGGGGCTCCTACATGCATCTGGCTGTACCTGGTGCTTTCATGATCTGCTTTGAGTGGTGGATCTGGGAGATTGGAAGTTTCCTTGCTGgtcagttttgtttgttgtgcacCAGGTGTTTTCCCTTTCCCTATATACCTGTCATATTCATAAACCAGCAGCaccatgtgtgtatgtgatttaCTGACTGCGTTTGTGCAAACACGTTTTCAAAGTTGGCAtgttaagttgttgtttttgttgcatggTGTTAGAGTGTTTCTGAATATGACTTTCATCATATCAGGTATACTTGGTGAGACGGATCTTGCTGCCCAGCATATAATCGATGAGATAGGAACCATAATATACATGGTATGGATCATTATTCAGtaaatttgaaaatgtgcaCTCTCACTTCAGATGACGTGATAATAACACTCTTATATGTCGACCTATAGCTTCATCTTAGGACACAAATCAAGAGGGCGATAGCTAACTTTAGCATTAATGTGGAAACTGCCCAGCCTGGTTTTCAAAAGCTCATTTAACAGCATATTgtcacaagttttttttgttttattaactaAACATTTCAGTTGGTTTATCTTCATCTGAAGAAGAACTTACCAGTCTTACTAAAAATATATCTTATCACTGTGACGACTGATGATAAACACTATTCAATTTCTGTCAGTGGAGGGATTAAAACAAACGAAATGATTGGGCAGTTGTTGTTTAGGATTAtttcaggtttcttttttaattctgGAGATATCTAAAAGTATAATAAAAGTATATATAAGGAAAGGTAAGATGATAAAAGGTAAaaaccagatttaaaaaaggaatgtaCCATGAAtcagtaaaaatatattttgtaaaaGCGAGACAAAATGTAGAATATGCCACCAATCAGTAAAAACATGCTAATTAAAATGGCATAAagataaatgaaaacaagatcAAATGTGCTGAGATCAACAAATAGACAATGAATAGTTCTGCTTGGTGCCGTATTGTTATGAcatgttgtgtcattttttgtgACACCACACAGTAATATATGGGGTCCTCTCAGATTCCTCTAGGTATCCATGCAgctgcgtgtgtgcgtgttggaAATGCTCTTGGGGCCGGAAACACCTCCAGGGCCTTAATTACGTGCAAAGTGGCCCTGGTTCTAGCAGGTACAGTATGAAGACACTCGTGGATATGCACTTACAGTCATGTGTACTCTGCAGGTATCCTCTGTAATGTATGTTGGAATATCTTTGCTGTAGGAACGCTCGCTGTGCTCCAGGGGGTTGTCGTCACCAGCTGTAAGTCTTTCATTGGCCTCATATTTACCTCTGATAAGTGAGTATCAGACTTATTGAATTTAAATCCTGTAACATTTAAAGTTAACTTTATTTTTGACggtctttttcttctcctgtcgGCAGAGACATCATGGAGATCGTCTCACGGAACCTCACAGTCTACACATTTGTGCAATTCTTTGACGCCATTCTGGTATGTTTTTACACAACACAACCCGTGTTCTTATCTTGTTTAACAATTGGTGTTGAATACCACACAGAGCTGCTTGCTTGTCTGGGTCAATGGATGTTATTTCTGCGGTTTcaatctgtgtgactgtgtgtgactgtttttaaaaaaaaaaaaatttagtGTGTCTGCTCAGGGATTCTTGTTGGAGCTGGGATGCAGAAAATTGCTGCCTTGTCCAACCTGGTCAGTTACTACTGCATTGGTCTGCCTGTGGGAATAGCTCTGATGTTTCCTGCCCAGCTTAGGATATTAGGTAATGCTTTCATCTTTATGTTTctgagaaaatgaaataaatacaaagagcCTGTAATATATGCAATTTTGTACAATAACTTTTTTGTGGTTCCTGTTATAGATCTGAAATTGTTCACAGCCTCTGCGAAACCATATTCTATTGACAATGTTGCCACTGTGTTAATTCAAAGACCAGCATGTATAATGATGTGTGTGCACCCCTATAAAATCAAATTTAGGatgatttcatattttgtcTCCTAGTAAATCAGCACTAGTTCTAGTTCTTCTCTTACAGATGTCTCATTCTAAGATCTTAGCTAAAAAAATGAGCCTACAGCGAGCTCTTAAATTTGTCTTAAAATGAAGGTTGAGACTTAAGTTATTTTCTTAACGATGTCTCATTTCTAGATCTCAGTTAAGAAAACTGTGAGATGcaccacctgtcagtcaactctggacaaaaacaaagttatttaaaaaaaaaaagaacaaaatgaactaatgaaacaaaattagtttttttttaaccactgttattgttttaacactggaggttgacatttgggttttaaaaaacaGGCAGATATACCAAGGTCAAACAACACTGGAATTTGGCTTCAGCTTAAGTGGATGTATACATGACCTTGTGGACCATGTAACAACAAACAAGGGGACTTTTATTTGCATGCCTCTAACAGGATTTGAATGATTAATTCAGAAGATGGCAGTGTGCTGAATTAACAACTCTTTCCCTGTATGACAAGACTGAGGCTTTGACCTAGTCATAAATACTGATTGTAATGTCCAATGAGTAATAcatttgaagtttaaaatggGGGAGAGTGTTTTATTTGGATCCAGGTTCATTTCCAGATAAACCAACGCACCCACTTGGCCTTCCTGCACCAGCTCTTTAATGTCCCTTCAGCTTACCATTAACCCCCTGTCACAGAGGATCTTTGCTGTCAGCTCTAAGTGTGCAGGCTTTATGAACTTGTCATCATATGCTTGTATTTCCTTTGGTGACAAGGATTTGTTAAAAGTAGAATGAAGGACTTCCATAGTGACTCACGGTGTAGTTATGATATGTCTCTGATATAACATGCTTATATGTTGGAGTGTAGTTAACTTCACTATTTTAAGCCTGTAATGTACCACCTGATCTTTTCAGCAATGCGGTTCCAAAGATTCAAATGATAATCAATGAACCAAGAAGTTTTCTTCAAACTCTCAAgctatatttttctttaatggttttgtttttgtaccttTCTTATAAGGTTTGTGGCTGGGTCTCCTCGTCTGTGTTGTCCTTCAGACGGGATTCTTCCTCTTTATAATCTTTAAACTTAACTGGAAGAAAGTCACACAGAaggtagtattttttttatacttttttcacatttgataTTATTACAACCATTCAAAAGAAGTATTGAAGACAGGAATGTAATTGGGATTATCAAATTACATTTCCTATCTTGTAAATTCTGTGCAACATTTTTGATCGTGTTTCTATCTTCAGTTTTACTTTTAATCTCTCAactcacacactgaacactgaaCAACATTTGTGTTGGCACTGATaatggcacacacacatcatcccCACTCATACAtgccataaataaatacatcttaaaCAGACTTTTCATCACGTGTAAAGATTGATCTGTGCTTTATGTCTCATAATGATGTTAACCTAATGTGTTGTCAGGCTCAACAGCGCGCTGGAAGGACAGTGGTGGTGGTGTTACCAAAGCGGCCTGTTAGTACAGTCCTGACTGAAGGGATAGTGCCTGACCTCTCAGACTGCCCGGTCACAGTAAGTGCTGCATGTGCTCAGTTTGTACCGTGTTGTGCAGCAAGATGTTCTCActtctttatttgtgttatttgagGTACTTACTTTTGAATAACAGCAGCATCTTTGCACCCTGTAGGCCCCGTTGGACAGGGAAGAAGTCCCTAAAACAGTGGGTTACAGTGCAGTCCACACAGAGGATCGGGAGCTGAAAGCCAATCATGAAAAAGATGGGAACAAATCAGCTGCAGGGGGGGCTGACGGAGTCGCTGAGCAAAGCAAAAACACCAAACCTCAAACGCCGCTATCCGTCTGTCAGCTGATCTTGCGTCGGGGGTTCACTTTGATAGTGTCAGTTCTCATTTTGATTATAGGTGTTGCTTTCCATATTGCTTTTCCTGCACCTGAGCCCTCTGTTCAGAGCAGGACCAATTTCACCCTTAACTGGGCTAATGATTCCACTGCTACACCTCTGACTCCAATGGACCTGAACAAAAGCCTCTGAGCCCTCTCTGTATGTATACGTCTGATTGATAAACAGTCCTCACAAACTGACTTTTGGAGCtctcaaagagagaaaagtgctggattcctgtttttttttccacagtagACATACAGAGTTGGGTTGTTGTTTTGATAAAACTCTGCCTGAGGCTACCAACTCTGTCTAGTTCAGAGGAAAAGATGGCTAATCTCCGCACTGCTGAGCAAatccacagaaaaacaaataaaactgagACTGACACAATGATCAAAGGTCTTTCTAACAGAAGTTGTGTTTTAACCTTCTCTGCCAGTGATGGTGAACAGGGACGATGGGACAcattagtgtaaaaaaaattcaaactgaGAGACTATATGTGcattaaggattttttttttttttttacacatatgCTTGTCCTGATTTACATATTGCACTGTGACATAtgttcttttcatctttttcttttgaccTAATATCTCATGTTTTGTCCTTTTGTGTAAGATTGACTGTACATTTGTAATATAAAATGACATGTATACATATAAATATGTAATACACAATATGACTATAAGAGCAGGCTATACAAAACTGTATTGTCCTCCTGGTTTATTTGTACTCTGCCTCAGTTTTCTTTTACACGACAGAGGTGATTCAGAATaattcaagttgtttttttttacatatctaTGGCCACTGTTGATATGTACTGCCAGATAATAGActtaaaaaagttaatttatgtTGTATCATAAAAAAACTACCTAATGctaaaatgagaaataaaaatcacGTTTTAGTTGTCTGAGCAATTGACTGTATAAAAAGCCGGACAACACATCTCCACTTCCTGGAAGGGAAGCCAAAATACTCACAGTAGGTACAGTAGAGGTTGCCTGGTGGAGCTGTAAAATTAACATCCTGGCCCTTCTgccaatcaaacacacataGCCCACAGATTTCCTCCAAActcttcacaataaaataaaataggaaacgTAATGAATAACTAAGCTGGAGTTATTAAATTATAGCGTCAAACTGAATCTCTGTGGTTTGAAGTGCTGTTTCTCTCCCACTTCCCTATTtgtattttcatctgttgtATGGTATAAGCAGTGAtgtatacccacttattttttAGTCTCCATAGGGTATGcccacttctaaatcccctctgattcacaccattgattgatGGACAGTATTCAGTAGCATGCTGCAAGGATGGTGAAtggatgaccctccctactctgtctctaattggctaatacacagaaactaaatatgCAGgagtagtcttacatgtcactgttaaTAACTGAGGCTGATTATCCTCTGCTCGAGGGGAcactcaaaaaaacattttggggaaaaattaagagtatacccacttctttagTTCCCACTACACTACTAGGTATAAGTTACTACGGCTGAAAACACATTATATGCTGTATGGTTGTTTTATAATAAAGGtctttcaacaaaaaaacaattggggacttttattttgaataatttgtaaaataaataaataaaaagtgtgttttgagcAAGTTGCAAACGTTTGTGTTGGAACATAAAAATGAAGTGGAAATGCAATATACTGCATCGAGTCTCCACTTGAGGATACACACCCATCCAAAAATGTTggtttttacaacagaaataaacgtgtttacaggtgaaaaaaacacaaaattggtATGagggggtgaatgtttttaatgacttatccgttttgatttcatgaaggagaagagttattcataattagGCAGGTGGCTAACCTGACTGATGAGTGGACGCGTGGCAttgctgtttgtctgcaggCTTAAgatccgcctcagctccagctctttgcctgttgttgGGTTGAAACAAtatttccagcatggcaacTGCCATCAACTGGTTTCCAAAGTacccttcagtaaccaatgggtgatgtca carries:
- the slc47a1 gene encoding multidrug and toxin extrusion protein 1 encodes the protein MEKVGSLVPARPSSGSGPVAEDLVAKAAEVKENEESEAVSSKLFRCACMRRWIPLAYREELYQVLRLTGPLLLSRILNFLLPFVCTIFCGHIGNAELAGYALASATINVTTGATGYGLVLACDTLISQTYGSKNLKRIGIILQRSSLILLLFCLPCWALLINSENLLLLLHQEEEVARIAQIYMMAFLPAVPAMFLHQLQVAYLQNQGIILPQMYTAAVANIINLGVNYVLIYTLHLGVTGSAIASSLSQITICLLLFVYIRWKKLHQLTWGGWSTDCLQEWGSYMHLAVPGAFMICFEWWIWEIGSFLAGILGETDLAAQHIIDEIGTIIYMIPLGIHAAACVRVGNALGAGNTSRALITCKVALVLAGTLAVLQGVVVTSCKSFIGLIFTSDKDIMEIVSRNLTVYTFVQFFDAILCVCSGILVGAGMQKIAALSNLVSYYCIGLPVGIALMFPAQLRILGLWLGLLVCVVLQTGFFLFIIFKLNWKKVTQKAQQRAGRTVVVVLPKRPVSTVLTEGIVPDLSDCPVTAPLDREEVPKTVGYSAVHTEDRELKANHEKDGNKSAAGGADGVAEQSKNTKPQTPLSVCQLILRRGFTLIVSVLILIIGVAFHIAFPAPEPSVQSRTNFTLNWANDSTATPLTPMDLNKSL